The proteins below are encoded in one region of Purpureocillium takamizusanense chromosome 11, complete sequence:
- a CDS encoding uncharacterized protein (COG:S~EggNog:ENOG503PBMQ): MRRTMAAMAEQPFHMFQHQQQSYPEPPQHAFTSPPMDMGLTADSAFGAGFPRSGQDAYPAATTMGFEASLYADTPNYLVNGRASPGSYHDDSDMRLPSSSLSSASAPSAPSSAIGSPQSNHGQLGGVAEWNAQGMAVQPSIVGNDYITGTEYFPGTSMEDLGAFNFAASQTKTFVDPSLIHPEIARPPMAISPYDGHFQHAPNPFVPSPSVSSSPQPNLLRTNSSSPYLHNGPFQAGFAGSPYGAPMDTGRRVSMPGGFISPGSAEYHSNDETKEKQRCTYPDCGKVFKDLKAHMLTHQNERPEKCPIQTCEYHVKGFARKYDKNRHTLTHYKGTMVCGFCPGSGSPAEKSFNRADVFKRHLTAVHGVEQTPPNSRKKTPTGVSAGKKLTGYAPDATGKCSTCSQTFSNAQDFYEHLDDCVLRIVQQEDPAEAINAQRLAEVENDKSVHQTLEKNNLPTTTQTVQTEEDEDDEEMEDDNDADETTSRANSSPSTKKKSNPPNGVQKSRGMTHSRGGVPLATKARGRKNRRDYPSSWGFDKGQMNMKKRIMAVFDGPRRLAKDDMMLSTDHEVRIKLSDGKSYVTDLDVQTLKRAEGFLGATEDEKGPWISDDPTEEQLTEMKEMLETNTASI, from the exons ATGAGACGCACTatggccgccatggccgagcaACCGTTCCACATGTTccagcatcagcaacaaAGCTATCCCGAGCCTCCTCAGCACGCCTTCACGTCTCCGCCAATGGATATGGGCCTCACTGCCGATAGTGCCTTTGGCGCCGGCTTCCCGCGCTCAGGCCAGGACGCCTAtccggccgcgacgaccaTGGGCTTCGAAGCCTCGCTCTACGCCGACACCCCAAACTACCTCGTCAACGGTCGTGCCTCGCCGGGATCGTACCATGACGACAGCGACATGCGATTGCCATCCTCGAGCCTTTCCTCGGCTTCTGCGCCATCAGCACCCTCATCGGCCATCGGCTCGCCTCAGTCCAACCACGGCcaactcggcggcgtcgccgagtgGAACGCACAGGGCATGGCTGTGCAGCCAAGCATTGTTGGCAACGACTACATTACAGGCACCGAGTACTTCCCCGGCACGAGCATGGAAGACCTGGGCGCCTTCAACTTTGCAGCTTCGCAGACGAAGACATTCGTTG ACCCGTCCTTGATCCATCCCGAGATCGCGCGTCCACCCATGGCCATTTCGCCCTATGACGGCCATTTTCAGCATGCGCCGAATCCCTTCGTCCCCTCGCCTTCtgtctcctcgtcgcctcaGCCCAATCTCCTCCGCACCAACAGCTCCTCACCCTACCTCCACAATGGGCCCTTCCAGGCCGGCTTCGCTGGTAGCCCTTATGGGGCGCCCATGGACACGGGCCGTCGCGTCAGCATGCCCGGCGGCTTCATTTCGCCTGGCTCCGCCGAGTACCACAGCAACGACGAgaccaaggagaagcagcgcTGCACCTACCCCGACTGCGGCAAGGTCTTCAAGGACCTCAAGGCGCACATGCTCACACACCAGAATGAGCGCCCCGAGAAGTGCCCCATCCAGACTTGCGAGTATCACGTCAAAGGCTTTGCTCGCAAGTACGACAAGAACCGCCACACCCTGACGCACTACAAGGGCACCATGGTGTGCGGCTTTTGTCCCGGATCCGGCTCCCCCGCGGAGAAGTCGTTCAACAGAGCAGACGTCTTCAAGAGGCATCTGACTGCGGTTCATGGCGTGGAGCAGACGCCGCCCAACAGCCGCAAGAAGACACCTACTGGCGTCAGCGCTGGCAAGAAGCTGACTGGCTACGCACCCGATGCTACTGGCAAGTGCAGCACTTGCTCTCAGACCTTCTCCAATGCGCAGGACTTCTACGAGCATCTGGACGACTGTGTGCTGCGCATTGTGCAGCAGGAGgacccggccgaggccaTAAACGCTCAGCGCCTGGCCGAGGTTGAGAACGACAAGAGCGTCCACCAGACACTCGAGAAGAACAACTTGCCCACGACCACGCAGACGGTCcagacggaggaggacgaggatgacgaggagatggaggacgacaacgacgccgatGAGACTACGTCAAGAGCCAACTCGTCCCCCTCgaccaagaagaagtcgaaCCCCCCCAATGGTGTCCAGAAGTCGCGTGGCATGACCCactcgcgcggcggcgtcccgcTCGCCACCAAGGCTCGCGGTCGGAAAAACCGCCGCGACTACCCGTCGTCTTGGGGGTTTGACAAGGGGCAGATGAACATGAAGAAGCGCATCATGGCGGTGTTcgacggccctcgccgcctggccaaggacgacatGATGCTCTCCACGGATCACGAGGTGCGCATCAAGCTGTCGGATGGCAAGTCATACGTGACGGACCTGGACGTCCAGACGCTgaagcgcgccgagggcttcCTGGGCGCCACGGAAGACGAGAAGGGCCCGTGGATCTCGGATGACCCgaccgaggagcagctcacGGAGATGAAGGAGATGCTGGAGACCAACACTGCCTCCATCTAA